The Amycolatopsis methanolica 239 nucleotide sequence AGCCACCGCACGCCACCGCCGGTCCAGCCGCCCGCCGCGGCGAGACCGGCCAGCCAGTCCCGCGTCGCGGTAGCGTAGCGCAGGGTCAGCATCACCAGGCTCGCCACGCCCGCGCCTGCCACGGCGTCGGCCAGCCGCTCGGCGCCCGCGACGTCCGCGGCGATCGGCTTCTCCAAGATGACGTGCTTGCCCGCCTTGGCCGCCTCGACCGCCAGCTCGGCCTGCGTCGACGGCGGCACCGCGAAGGCGACGGCGTCGACCTGGCCGAGCAGGTCGTCCAGGCTGGTGCACACCTCCGCGTCGTACGGCTGCGCCAGCTCCCGGGCGGCCTCCTCGCGGCGCGTGAACACCGCGCTCAACCGCGTCGACGGGTGGTCGGCCAGGCCGGGCGCGTGCACGGTGCGGGCCCACGGACCCGCGCCGACCAGCCCGACGCGCAGCGGTTCGTCCACGATCAGAAGTAGGAGTAGAAGCCGCGGCCGCTCTTCTTGCCGAGCAGCCCGGCGTCGACCATGCGCA carries:
- a CDS encoding Gfo/Idh/MocA family protein, which codes for MDEPLRVGLVGAGPWARTVHAPGLADHPSTRLSAVFTRREEAARELAQPYDAEVCTSLDDLLGQVDAVAFAVPPSTQAELAVEAAKAGKHVILEKPIAADVAGAERLADAVAGAGVASLVMLTLRYATATRDWLAGLAAAGGWTGGGVRWLSGGLLGGAYAASPWRQADGGTLADVGPHAFDLLDAALGTIERVRSAHRGPNDLWHVVFEHAGGALSSATLSLRLPMRPTVVEFAVYGEHGYRTLGRKEGGAAQSYTAMLDDFAAMVDTGTTSHPCDAHRGLHIQRLLDSALSLAR